Within the Mesotoga infera genome, the region TATTCTGGATACCCGGGGCCTCGATAGAGGCTTCCCTTTTGGTTCACTAATTCACAATATTATGTGGATCGCAATTCATCTTCCCCTCACAACTATTGTCGGATTGTCTCTTGCAGTTCTACTGCGAGGTGTTAGGGGAGGAGGAATCGTCAAATCCATAATATTCCTCGGCATGGTAATGCCGATGATAGTTGGTGGAATAATGATCAGATTCATGTTTGAGGAGAGTGTGGGAGTTGTGAATCTAGTTCTCCAAACGTTTGGGCTGGAAGCAAAGACCTGGACTGCATATCCAGAGACGGCGCTGTTTTCGCTAATCTTTGGTTCGGTATGGTTGTGGACTGGATTTTCAATGATTCTCTATTCAGCCGGACTTGAGACCATACCGAACACTTATTATGAGGCAGCTCAAATAGATGGCGCTTCGAAAGCGAAAATGCTCTTCAAGATCACGATCCCTTTGCTGAAACCCATAACCGTTGTTGTCCTGACAATGACGCTTCTCTGGGAATTGAAGGTCTTCGATATCGTCTATATTGCAACTATGGGAGGTCCTGGTGGTTCATCGAACGTTCTTGCACTGCAAATGTATCTATACGGTTTTCGAGAATGGGACTTTGGAAAGTCGGCGGTTGTTGCAGTGCTAATCACGGCTTCCACCCTGCTTGCTGCAATTCCCATGATGAAGTCCGCAGGGGATGAGGCAGAATGAAGAGATCCCGGAAAGATACTCTGGTGAAGACAATCGTTGCATGGACCATCGCTCTTGTCTGGATTCTCCCGCTGATGGGTGTTGTGATGACAGCTATACGACCCTTCAGTGAAGTTATAAATGGCTGGTGGAAACTCGAACCTTTCAACGCGACTCTTTCCAATTTTTCTGGAGCGCTGAACCACCAAACAGCACCTTTGTATAAGGGCATGATAAACTCCTTGATTATCGCAATTCCTGCAACAATCGCTCCGTTGTTGCTTGCTACACTTGCAGGCTATGGAGTCTCCAGATACGGCTTCCCTTTGAGGAAAACGTTCATTCTTACGGTTGTGCTAACTCTGGCTCTTCCTCAACAGATGATTGCCATACCGATTTTCAGAATAATGAGCGGGCTGGGCCTTGTGGACACTTATTTTGGACTGATTCTGGTTCACACTGCATGGGGAGTACCATGGATAACCTTTTTCATGAGAAACTACTTCAAGACTCTTCCTGCAGACATGGAGGAGGCAGCGAGAATAGACGGAGCCGGGGATTTTGAAATCTTCTTTCGAGTTGTGCTTCCAAATGCATTTCCAGCCATCGCTTCGGCTTCCGCTCTTCAATTCACCTGGGTATGGAGCGATTTCTTCCTGGCACTAATACTTCTGTATTCACCCGGCAAATTACTGGCAACTCAGAGAATTCCGTTGATGCGCGGCGTTTACCACGTAGACTGGGGATTGCTTTCCGCAGCATCCTTAATGGTCATGATCGTTCCGATTCTAATCTATATCCTGTTGCAGAGGTATTATGTAAAAGGAATGGTAGGCTGGACAATCAAATAGCGATATGAAACCTCTGGGAGAAAGGAGTCTAGATAAGAGAGGAATCTCTTCCTTTGAACCAGATCATTATGGGTTAATCATTTGCAGAGGAGTACGATCAGATCGTTCACATTCGTGCCCGTAGGACCGGTTTTGACGAGATCCCCGGATTTCTCGAGAGCATGGTACGAATCGTTATCCAGCAGGAAGCGCTGAGGATCTATCCCCGCATCGATCATTCTCTGCATCGAGCTCCCGTCAACGATTGCCCCTGCGGCGTCGGTCGGCCCATCGGTGCCATCCGTTCCGACACAGGCAAGTAAAACATTCTGCATCCCATTGGCCGCGATTGAAAAGGCAAGAGCAAGTTCCTGACATCTACCACCTAGGCCTTCGCCTCTAACTTGTACTACGGTC harbors:
- a CDS encoding carbohydrate ABC transporter permease, which produces MKRSRKDTLVKTIVAWTIALVWILPLMGVVMTAIRPFSEVINGWWKLEPFNATLSNFSGALNHQTAPLYKGMINSLIIAIPATIAPLLLATLAGYGVSRYGFPLRKTFILTVVLTLALPQQMIAIPIFRIMSGLGLVDTYFGLILVHTAWGVPWITFFMRNYFKTLPADMEEAARIDGAGDFEIFFRVVLPNAFPAIASASALQFTWVWSDFFLALILLYSPGKLLATQRIPLMRGVYHVDWGLLSAASLMVMIVPILIYILLQRYYVKGMVGWTIK
- a CDS encoding sugar ABC transporter permease, coding for MALRKAKLKHFGYFILPALFLLVVFVLYPTINTIFLSFVDEEGSLSLSNYKEVFFSRDILDTRGLDRGFPFGSLIHNIMWIAIHLPLTTIVGLSLAVLLRGVRGGGIVKSIIFLGMVMPMIVGGIMIRFMFEESVGVVNLVLQTFGLEAKTWTAYPETALFSLIFGSVWLWTGFSMILYSAGLETIPNTYYEAAQIDGASKAKMLFKITIPLLKPITVVVLTMTLLWELKVFDIVYIATMGGPGGSSNVLALQMYLYGFREWDFGKSAVVAVLITASTLLAAIPMMKSAGDEAE